One Leptospira bourretii DNA segment encodes these proteins:
- a CDS encoding aminoglycoside phosphotransferase family protein — protein MYPGLNDSQLELVLSRYGKNPNIEPLQEEASTRRYFRITTSQKKEVVVCADETVNEDFIILSEFLNANGVHVPKVLETNKELGLTFMSFEGLKDFSSYALNDYKNKFPILIDLILKLQSLDPPSLVKNRKFDTEKLSFETNLTLEKFEGFKQLFQIKTEISNEGRAFIEETVGYLNKYPINVFTHRDFHCRNILISPNSDYALIDFQDARMGVPQYDLASILYDAYYPLPRDFRSLMLKEFQKRNIDQSKKFNDTFYLQALQRSFKALGTYFRMVTDHGKNKFKPSIISCLNQLEEIIQLGMFADSLYIFVRSLRDELSRHKDFKNL, from the coding sequence GTGTATCCAGGATTAAATGACTCACAATTAGAATTGGTTCTTTCCCGTTATGGTAAAAACCCAAACATAGAACCGTTACAAGAAGAAGCATCCACACGTAGGTACTTTCGAATTACAACTTCTCAAAAAAAAGAAGTAGTTGTTTGCGCCGATGAAACAGTAAATGAAGACTTTATCATTCTATCCGAGTTTCTGAATGCAAATGGAGTTCACGTTCCAAAAGTTTTAGAAACAAATAAAGAACTCGGACTTACATTTATGAGTTTTGAAGGATTAAAAGATTTTAGTTCCTATGCTCTAAATGATTATAAAAATAAGTTTCCAATACTAATTGATCTAATTTTAAAACTCCAATCACTCGATCCACCTTCTCTAGTAAAAAACCGAAAATTTGATACTGAAAAACTTAGTTTTGAAACTAATTTAACTTTGGAAAAATTTGAAGGATTTAAACAATTATTTCAAATCAAAACAGAAATATCCAATGAAGGGAGAGCCTTTATTGAAGAAACAGTTGGGTATTTAAACAAATACCCTATTAATGTTTTTACTCACAGAGATTTTCACTGTAGAAATATTTTAATATCGCCAAATTCTGATTATGCGTTAATTGACTTCCAGGATGCAAGAATGGGAGTCCCACAATACGATTTAGCTTCCATCTTATACGATGCTTATTACCCGCTGCCCAGAGATTTTCGTTCTTTAATGTTAAAGGAATTTCAAAAACGAAATATCGACCAATCCAAAAAATTCAACGATACTTTTTATCTTCAGGCCTTACAGAGATCATTTAAGGCTCTAGGAACATATTTTCGAATGGTGACTGATCATGGAAAAAATAAATTTAAACCTTCGATCATATCTTGTTTGAACCAATTGGAAGAAATCATTCAATTAGGAATGTTTGCCGATTCACTATATATTTTTGTCAGAAGTCTCCGTGATGAATTAAGCCGCCATAAGGACTTTAAGAATTTATGA
- a CDS encoding NTP transferase domain-containing protein — protein MNAFILAAGFGKRMGILTESNPKPLLKIQDITLLDYSLYLLKKWNTSKVWINTHYLGDQIKSHVQNFSQFPIEVLEEKKEILGTAGGIRTGLPENYYEEPILLINPDTLLFPNPNFFPKFQLPQPIKIHLYLLPIPPNQNYTKIDIGENGKLNFGKGSNYYIGLALLNPNCLIHLEKNKYYDLSDIFKECANKGEITGEIFSGTVLDLGTKELWDSYITKDIFGTELSKIQSFVNSSYMT, from the coding sequence ATGAATGCATTCATTTTAGCAGCTGGATTTGGAAAACGTATGGGAATTCTCACTGAAAGTAACCCGAAACCTCTGTTAAAAATTCAAGATATTACCCTTCTGGATTATAGTTTGTATCTTTTGAAAAAATGGAATACTTCAAAGGTTTGGATCAACACACATTATTTAGGTGACCAAATTAAATCTCATGTTCAGAACTTTTCGCAATTCCCAATTGAGGTTTTAGAAGAAAAAAAAGAAATTCTCGGTACAGCGGGAGGAATTCGAACTGGTTTACCTGAAAATTATTATGAAGAACCAATTTTGTTAATCAATCCGGATACATTACTTTTTCCAAATCCTAATTTTTTTCCAAAATTCCAATTACCTCAACCGATAAAAATTCATTTATACCTACTTCCAATACCACCAAATCAAAATTATACGAAAATCGATATCGGTGAAAACGGAAAATTGAACTTTGGAAAAGGATCCAATTATTATATTGGCCTAGCATTATTAAATCCAAATTGTCTTATCCATTTAGAAAAAAATAAATATTATGATCTGTCTGATATTTTTAAGGAATGTGCAAACAAAGGAGAGATTACCGGAGAAATTTTCTCCGGTACGGTTCTTGATTTAGGAACAAAAGAACTTTGGGATTCTTATATCACAAAAGATATATTTGGAACGGAACTCTCCAAAATTCAATCGTTTGTAAACTCATCTTATATGACTTAA